tccggcccaagtggttggacgtgcTAATATGAGGAATTGCTCCATGTTTTGTATGTTTAACGAGAGTACTCAGTTGAAGTCACTCGTAGAGGAGCATTCTCCCGTCCGTGAAGGGCACTTGTGTTGCTGAATTGTCACTTGTACCAGCGGACTCCAGGTTGTCGCTTGTGCCAGCGGACTCCAGGTTGTCACTTGTACCAGCGGACTCCAGGTTGTCACTTGTACCAGCGGACTCCAGGTTGTCACTTGTGCCAGCGGACTCCAGGTTGTCACTTGTACCAGCGGACTCCAGGTTGTCACTTGTACCAGCGGACTCCAGGTTGTCACTTGTGCCAGCGGACTCCAGGTTGTCGCTTGTGCCAGCGGACTCCAGGTTGTCACTTGTACCAGCGGACTCCAGGTTGTCACTTGTGCCAGCGGACTCCAGGTTGTCACTTGTGCCAGCGGACTCCAGGTTGTCGCTTGTGCCAGCGGACTCCAGGTTGTCGCTTGTACCAGCGGACTCCAGGTTGTCACTTGTGCCAGCGGACTCCAGGTTGTCGCTTGTGCCAGCGGACTCCAGGTTGTCACTTGTGCCAGCGGACTCCAGGTTGTCACTTGTGCCAGCGGACTCCAGGTTGTCGCTTGTGCCAGCGGACTCCAGGTTGTCACTTGTACCAGCGGACTCCAGGTTGTCACTTGTGCCAGCGGACTCCAGGTTGTCACTTGTGCCAGCGGACTCCAGGTTGTCGCTTGTGCCAGCGGACTCCAGGTTGTCGCTTGTACCAGCGGACTCCAGGTTGTCACTTGTGCCAGCGGACTCCAGGTTGTCGCTTGTGCCAGCGGACTCCAGGTTGTCACTTGTGCCAGCGGACTCCAGGTTGTCACTTGTGCCAGCGGACTCCAGGTTGTCGCTTGTGCCAGCGGACTCCAGGTTGTCACTTGTACCAGCGGACTCCAGGTTGTCACTTGTACCAGCGGACTCCAGGTTGTCACTTGTGCCAGCGGACTCCAGGTTGTCACTTGTACCAGCGGACTCCAGGTTGTCACTTGTGCCAGCAGACTCCAGGTTGTCACTTGTGCCAGCGGACTCCAGGTTGTCACTTGTGCCAGCGGACTCCAGGTTGTCACTTGTACCAGCGGACTCCAGGTTGCACCTGCACTACAAATAGCCGCTCAGTTCTGCCCGTAAGCGAACATGTACATCTGTTGAGCAGCACTTGAACttataattcaatttctttctttattatgcaccccatactctccaTGGTCTCCATGGTCGTGACTGGTCTGTGTGGTCTCCATGGTCGTGACTGGTCTGTGTGGTCTCCATGGTCGTGACTGGTCTGTGTGGTCTCCATGGTCGTGACTGGTCTGTGTGGTCTCCATGGTCGTGACTGGTCTGTGTGGTCTCCCTGGTCGTGACTGGTCTGCGAGGTCTCCATGATCGTGACTGGTCTCAGTGGTCTCCATGGTCGTGACTGGTCTGCGTGGTCTCCATGGTCGTGACTGGTCTGTGTGGTCTCCATGGTCGTGACTGGTCTCAGTGGTCTCCATGGTCGTGACTGGTCTGCGAAGTCTCCATGATCGTGACTGGTCTGCGAAGTCTCCATGGTCGTGACTGGTCTGTGTGGTCTCCATGGTCGTGACTGGTCTGTGTGGTCTCCATGGTCGTGACTGGTCTGTGTGGTCTCCATGGTCGTGACTGGTCTGTGTGGTCTCCATGGTCGTGACTGGTCTCAGTGGTCTCCATGGTCGTGACTGGTCTCAGTGGTCTCCATGGTCGTGACTGGTCTCAGTGGTCTCCATGGTCGTGACTGGTCTCAGTGGTCTCCATGGTCGTGACTGGTCTGCGAGGTCTCCATGGTCGTGACTGGTCTCAGTGGTCTCCATGGTCGTGACTGGTCTCAGTGGTCTCCATGGTCGTGACTGGTCTGTGTGGTCTCCATGGTCGTGACTGGTCTCAGTGGTCTCCATGGTCGTGACTGGTCTCAGTGGTCTCCATGGTCGTGACTGGTCTGCGAGGTCTCCATGGTCGTGACTGGTCTGTGTGGTCTCCATGGTCGTGACTGGTCTCAGTGGTCTCCATGGTCGTGACTGGTCTCAGTGGTCTCCATGGTCGTGACTGGTCTCAGTGGTCTCCATGGTCGTGACTGGTCTGCGAGGTCTCCATGGTCGTGACTGGTCTCAGTGGTCTCCATGGTCTCAGTGGTCTCCATGGTCGTGACTGGTCTGTGTGGTCTCCATGGTCGTGACTGGTCTCAGTGGTCTCCATGGTCGTGACTGGTCTCAGTGGTCTCCATGGTCGTGACTGGTCTGCGAGGTCTCCATGGTCGTGACTGGTCTGTGTGGTCTCCATGGTCGTGACTGGTCTCAGTGGTCTCCATGGTGTGACTGGTCTCAGTGGTCTCCATGGTCGTGACTGGTCTCAGTGGTCTCCATGGTCGTGACTGGTCTGCGAGGTCTCCATGGTCGTGACTGGTCTCAGTGGTCTCCATGGTCGTGACTGGTCTCAGTGGTCTCCATGGTCGTGACTGGTCTGTGTGGTCTCCATGGTCGTGACTGGTCTCAGTGGTCTCCATGGTCGTGACTGGTCTCAGTGGTCTCCATGGTCGTGACTGGTCTCAGTGGTCTCCATGGTCGTGACTGGTCTGCGAGGTCTCCATGGTCGTGACTGGTCTGTGTGGTCTCCATGGTCGTGACTGGTCTCAGTGGTCTCCATGGTCGTGACTGGTCTCAGTGGTCTCCATGGTCGTGACTGGTCTCAGTGGTCTCCATGGTCGTGACTGGTCTGCGAGGTCTCCATGGTCGTGACTGGTCTCAGTGGTCTCCATGGTCGTGACTGGTCTCAGTGGTCTCCATGGTCGTGACTGGTCTGTGTGGTCTCCATGGTCGTGACTGGTCTCAGTGGTCTCCATGGTCGTGACTGGTCTGTGTGGTCTCCATGGTCGTGACTGGTCTCAGTGGTCTCCATGGTCGTGACAGGTCTGCGAGGTCTCCATGGTCGTGACTGGTCTGCGTGGTCTCCATGGTCGTGACTGGTCTGCGAGGTCTCCATGGTCGTGACTGGTCTCAGTGGTCTCCATGGTCGTGACTGGTCTGTGTGGTCTCCATGGTCGTGACTGGTCTGCGAGGTCTCCATGGTCGTGACTGGTCTCAGTGGTCTCCATGGTCGTGACTGGTCTGCGAGGTCTCCATGGTCGTGACTGGTCTGCGAGGTCTCCATGGTCGTGACTGGTCTGCGAAGTCTCCATGGTCGTGACTGGTCTCAGTGGTCTCCATGGTCGTGACTGGTCTGCGAGGTCTCCATGGTCGTGACTGGTCTCAGTGGTCTCCATGGTCGTGACTGGTCTCAGTGGTCTCCATGGTCGTGACTGGTCTGTGTGGTCTCCATGGTCGTGACTGGTCTGTGTGGTCTCCATGGTCGTGACTGGTCTGTGTGGTCTCCATGGTCGTGACTGGTCTCAGTGGTCTCCATGGTCGTGACTGGTCTGTGTCCTGTCGGGAGTAAGAAACTAATAGTTTTTGGAAGTGGAAATAATTACAACAATCTACAACACTATTACCAAAACAATATTTGCCTTTAAGCTTTATAAATCGGAAATTCTGAAATTTATAACGAACTCGTACGCAAAAATTTAAATGGAAGGAATTCCGATTTAAAAAGGATATTGGCAAATTCCGGTTTTGGCGATAGTGTAGAAAACGAGTTGAATATATAACCAGCTACCATTATCGTGACTAAGAATTAAATAAATTTCTTAACAAGTGCATACAAAAGTGAAAATGGGAAGATTTTAATCGGACCTGCATTGTATGGGTCACTAATTCAAAATTATTATTCACGCAAGATTGTAGATTTATAACTTATTTTAGTCGACCCCAAAAATCCAGTAAGTTATTACTTTGCGTATGAGAATATAGGAAAAGAAAAATAATGGCATAATTACATACTTACATACTTATAATTAATATGCCACGGCCACTTATGGCACGATGCTCAGTGTAGGACACAAATCCGATCACACAATAGTTTAGTTGCTCAGGTCTGTTGACTTTTGTAGATATGTTGTGTGATTGATGGCATGTCATGACTGTTGGGCATCATGTGACGCCATGTCACCTCGTCACTACTAGTCATGTCACCTGGTCCCTCTCATTGTTGTGTTACCTGGCCACTGCCAGTGTTGTATCACCTGGCCAACTACCTGTGTTGTGTCACCTGGCCACTACCAGTGTTGTCACCTGGCCACTGCCAGTGTTGTGTCACCTGGCCAACTACCTGTGTTGTGTCACCTGGCCAACTACCAGTGTTGTGTCACCTGGTCACTACCAGTGTTGTGTCACCTGACTGGGTTAATTAGCAGTAAGTTCTACAACACTGGCTCACGGTCCATTTACTGTTATATATGTGGCAAGAGTGTGATTAATGTTTCGTCTAACTGTTGGTACTCCTTGGTTGTGTGCAGGGCTGTTTTACCTTCATTGGTGCATGTTTTATGTTGTACACACGCGTGCGCATGCACGcactcgtacacacacacacacacacacacacacacacacacacacacacacacacacacacacacacacacacacacactcacacacactcacacacactgtatacaaAGAGGCTGGAAATGAGTACACATAAACTAGAAGAGTGGCAGAGAAGCAGTACGAGAATGGCATCACATACAATTCTAAGCCAGAACCAACACTGCTCCATAGTCATATCAAGAGGAAGATAACACCGACAATTATTACCAGCTGTGTGAGGACCTTGACAAAGGATTTCAGGAAGAATTCAACCTAGAACCTGATTTGAGCTTAGAGCCCAAACTGAACGGTCAGTTCCACATGCAAGCCTCACTGAAATAAGTGTCAATAGAAGAAGGAACTGCAGGAACCGGATATGACAAAAGCCGTGGGGTCCAGACAAAATATCGCTTTGGATACTAAAAGTGCAGGCCACTTGCTGTAATATTTGATTCCCCTCTAGAAAAGGGAACAACTTGATGGCTGGTGGAAAATGGCTAATGTGGTATCAAGCTACAAGAAAGAGGAAGAACAGCAACTGTTAAACTCCTGgcccgtatcattaacaagtgtcctctgcaagttgctagagagactggttatcttgagatgatttcggggctttttagtgtccccgcggcccggtcctcgactcaggcctccaccccccaggaagcagcccgtgacagatgactaacacccagctacctattttactgctaggtaacaggggcatagggtgaaagaaactctgcccaatgtttctcgccggcgcctgggatcgaacccaggaccacaggatcacaagtaaagcgtgctgtccgctcagccgaccggctccctctgggGCGAAGTATGCTAGTAGAACATTGAGAACAGATCAGTTTTGTGTCAGGGCACCAGCATGGTTTTTGTAAAAGAAAATCCTGCTTGACAAACTTCCTAGAGTAATACAACAAGACGACTGAAATCAAACAAGATacagggatgggcagactgcatattccttgACTGCCAGGAAGCATTTGATACGGTCCCACATGAAAGACTTCTACTCAAACTAGAAAAGCAAGCTGGCATATCTGGAAGAGTCCTAAGGTGGGTTAGAGAGCATCTCTCAGGCAGGAAGCAAAGGGTTATAGTGAGGGAGAGGTATCACAGTGAAGATAACTTACGGGTAGAGCACCACAAGGGTCGGATCTAGGTCCCATCGTGTttctaatacagtatatatatatatatcaacgtcCTGACAGAGGAAATTGCCTCTTTaatatcaatgtttgcagatgcttgcaaaactaatgagaaatGGTTTGAAAATCCCTTAACTGAGAAAgctcaatcctgcaagcacatctaagtgTAGGCACACACCtagacttttttcagtgtcagggtagttaacagatggaatgtattaggcagtgatgtggtggaggctgactccatacacagtttcaaatgtagatagttttgtctccgtggtgtagtggtacgacactcgcctggcgttccgcgaacgcttttttcatgggttcgtatcctggccggggagaatttactaggctcaaatccttaactgtagcctctgtttaactcaacagtaaaatgagtacttggttgtaacaacgattcttcgcggcggggatcgtattgcagggacctgcccgaaacgctacgcgtactagtggctgtacaagaatgcaacaactcttgtatatatctcaatatgatagagcccactaggctcaggaatatgcccatcagttgattgacagttgagaggcgggacgaaagagccagagctcaacccccgcaagcacaactagatgaatacacacacacacacacacacacacacacacacacacacacacacacacacacacacacacacacacacacacacacacgcacgcacgcacattgCATGTGTATGTAGGGGCCTCGTGGTGTGTGGACAACGCTCGattggtcgtagtcctaaggacccGGGTTCTATTccgggccgaggcagaaacaaatggacagagtttctttcacccctgatgcctcaACGAAAAAAAGAAACGAAAAcaaaactgctaggtgaactgatgcctctgttcacctagcagtaaatatgtaccaggGAGTTAGTGTGTCATCCATCCTCCTAACATGAAAGTACTTACAGcaccgatgaggaccatagtacaattATGTCGTGACGGAGACAGTAGACTGTTGTGTTACTGAACTTAAACTGGgaaagtttttatatatgttgctaaTCAAACCTGGCCTGaccatcttaggcctaatacacgttatctgaggcctaatatagtatatatatgtgctatactaagccTGGGAATATTGAAGTTGaggttttagctttattttgtATGGCTGCTATAGGCGCCACCCCGGGTGTGTCTGTCTCACCCGGGGTggccaccacctggtgtgtgtgtctcacccGGGGTggccaccacctggtgtgtgtgtctcacccGGGGTGGCCACCACCTGGTGTGTCTGTCTCACCCGGGGTGGCCACCACCTGGTGTGTCTGTCTCACCCGGGGTGGCCACCACCTGGTGTGTCTGTCTCACCCGGGGTGGCCACCACCTGGTATGTCTGTCTCACCCGGGGTggccaccacctggtgtgtgtgtctcacccGGGGTGGCCACCACCTGGTGTGTCTGTCTCACCCGGGGTggccaccacctggtgtgtgtgtctcacccGGGGTGGctaccacctggtgtgtgtgtctcacccGGGGTGGctaccacctggtgtgtgtgtctcacccGGGGTggccaccacctggtgtgtgtgtctcacccGGGGTGGCCACCACCTGGTGTGTCTGTCTCACCCGGGGTggccaccacctggtgtgtgtctcACCCGGGGTggccaccacctggtgtgtgtgtctcacccGGGGTggccaccacctggtgtgtgtgtctcacccGGGGTggccaccacctggtgtgtgtgtctcacccGGGGTggccaccacctggtgtgtgtgtctcacccGGGGTggccaccacctggtgtgtgtgtctcacccGGGGTggccaccacctggtgtgtgtgtctcacccGGGGTggccaccacctggtgtgtgtgtctcacccGGGGTggccaccacctggtgtgtgtgtctcacccGGGGTGGCcatcacctggtgtgtgtgtctcacccGGGGTggccaccacctggtgtgtgtgtctcacccGGGGTGGCCACCAGATGGTGTGTCTGTCTCACCCGGGGTggccaccacctggtgtgtgtgtctcacccGGGGTGGCCACCAGATGGTGTGTCTGTCTCACCCGGGGTggccaccacctggtgtgtgtgtctcacccGGGGTggccaccacctggtgtgtgtgtctcacccGGGGTGGCCACCACCTGGTGTGTCTGTCTCATCCGGGGTGGCCACcatctggtgtgtgtgtctcacccGGGGTggccaccacctggtgtgtgtgtctcacccGGGGTggccaccacctggtgtgtgtgtctcacccGGGGTGGCCACCAGATGGTGTCCGACTCACCCGGGGTGGGCCACCACGGGTGAATCGGGCTATGACCAAGGCCACGACCAAGGCCACCCCCAGGGCCACGACCAAGGCCACCCCCAGGGCCACGACCAGGGGCTACGACCAGGGGCCACAACCAGGGGCCACGACCAGGGCCACGACCAGGGCCACGACCAGGGCCACGACCAGGGCCACCC
The DNA window shown above is from Procambarus clarkii isolate CNS0578487 chromosome 21, FALCON_Pclarkii_2.0, whole genome shotgun sequence and carries:
- the LOC123760703 gene encoding uncharacterized protein codes for the protein METTQTSHDHGDFADQSRSWRLRRPVTTMETTETSHDHGDHTDQSRPWRPRRPVTTMETTETSHDHGDLADQSRPGRPHRPVTTMETTQTSHDHGDHTDQSRPWRPHRPVTTMETTQTSHDHGDHGECNLESAGTSDNLESAGTSDNLESAGTSDNLESAGTSDNLESAGTSDNLESAGTSDNLESAGTSDNLESAGTSDNLESAGTSDNLESAGTSDNLESAGTSDNLESAGTSDNLESAGTSDNLESAGTSDNLESAGTSDNLESAGTSDNLESAGTSDNLESAGTSDNLESAGTSDNLESAGTSDNLESAGTSDNLESAGTSDNLESAGTSDNLESAGTSDNLESAGTSDNLESAGTSDNLESAGTSDNLESAGTSDNLESAGTSDNLESAGTSDNLESAGTSDNLESAGTSDNLESAGTSDNLESAGTSDNLESAGTSDNLESAGTSDNLESAGTSDNSATQVPFTDGRMLLYE